ACAGGAATGGCAGGCTGCATTCCTTTGTAAGGAAGCCGTTTGTCTACTGCAAGAAGTCTTCTCGTGTAGCGATAATATCTTTCACCGTCCCAAAGGAGGTCCCTGTCACTACTCCAAAAGCCAACACTATTAGTTGGTAAATCACTGGGGTTGTTGATATGTCCACTTCCATTGCCTGTCCATTTCAATTTCCCAGAGAATAAAGAATTGTAATTCCCCTGCCATACAGTGCAATGTTGTAAAATAAATTCTGCAATATCATCTAATTTTCTCAAAGGTCCTTGACGTCTGTCTACTCTAACATCTTCTATATGAGGAGGCTTGCCAGGGTGATAACGATAGTTTAAATCCCAAACTTCACCAATTTGGAAAGGAGAATTTATCGGCTGATAACTTCCTATAGAAGTCATTAAACGAAGAAATCTTCCTGTGGTAATTTCCAAACCTCCTATGCAACAGCAGTCACTCCATCTTGTTTTTGATGTAATAAGAACTTCCATATTACAAATGGGTAATTTTATAATTGAATTTTCGGGATAAGTAGGAAGTAACTAATGATCTATGACAAGACTCGCTATTTTCTTCTACACAGAAAAAAACAATTTTTTCAGATCCTAATTTTTCCAAGTGGTTGAAAAATTCTTTATAATTAAATTGTTCCAAGATATCCTTGTTGTACTTAGAAATAAAGAGTTCTCCTAACCCCCTCCGGTTTCTTTTTAATAGTCCAGATTTAAGATCATTTTTTTTTTGAAGTTCTCGAATTTCTTTTGTTGGAGCGAGGGATAATTGATGAATATATTTGACTCCTATATCTCGCAGTTTGTTCTGAAGTTTGGTGCTATTGACGAAAGAATATTTGGCTCCTCGCACTCCTCTTCTTTGACGTATATCGCAAAAAGTATCAATTCCATTTGACTTTATTTTTTGAAAAAAAGCTCTTTCTTCTGAATTGTAAACTCCAATAGTATAAAATTCCATTACAGATATTCTTTTCTAGAAGTAAAATCGTTTACACCAAATAAATCTTTTAGTCCTTGTCCATTGGTCAATTCAGATATAATTTTTTCTTGCTTTTTTAAACCCTCTGGTGTAATATGATTTATTGATATATCATTATAAAGCAGTTCTTGTCCAATTAGTTTACTTCGATGGCATTCTTCGGGTTTCCGTTCACTACACATCAAAGCTATTTTTAAATCTGCTTCATGAGCTTCTATTAATAACCTTATACCTTCCTTAAAAAAATCCTTGTCTCTTACTTTTTTATAATCTACTCTTCCATTTGTAAAACAACTTTTGTCTTTTGGCAACCCTCCTAAATAGTCACCTAAAAAAACATATGTAATTCCTTTTTTTGCCAATTCATATTCAAGTACAGGTCTATTGAAATGTGGACAAAAATTAGAAACTGGCCTAGACCTTACATCAAAGACATATTCAATAAAGAAATTTTCTAATTCTTGAATAAAATCTTTAAGATCTTTATTTCCATGACCAATTGTATACAAGGACGTCTTCTCCATATACCAAATATAAAGTTTTTATTTCAAGTGTAGATTCTTTGGGAAGATCTTCACATCACATTTATAGTTTAAAAAGTACGCCTAAAACAATTCCAAACCTCACATTTAAAGAAAAAATCCCCCGCAGGCTCTACAAGGGATTTTTAGCAATAAGTAATAAAACCGGTTTTTAACCTCTATTTAAATGGGTTCTGTTTTGCCTCGGGGCGAACGTCGGCAGAAAGGCTTTTCAGGAAGGCTACTATATCTTCAATCTCAGTTTCAGAAAGTTCTTTGGCGGTTTGCAGTGCTACCATAATCTCAACTGCTTTATTAAGATCTTCTACAGAGCCGTCGTGGAAGTATGGCGAGGTATGTTCAATATTGCGCAGGCCGGGAACTTTAAAGAAATATTTGTCCATTTCATCCTGGCTTATCTCATACAGCCCCAAATCTATGGTTTCAGATTCGGTGTATTTCCAGTAGTCTTCGTACAAACCAAATTTCTGGAACATTTGCCCGCCCATGGCAACGCCGCTGTGGCAGGTGATGCACCCCGCATTGATAAAGCTTTTAAGTCCGGCTTTCTCCCTTTCGTTAAGTGCGGCATGATCTCCTTCAAGGTAGCTGTCAAACCGGCTTTTTGGCATGAGGGTGCGTTCAAAAGCCCCAATGGCTTTGAGCACGTTTTCAAAAGTAATAGCCTCCTCGCCATAAGCCCGGGCAAACAAATCCTGGTACAGTTCCACTTCTTTCAGGCGGTTCACCAGTTGTTCTTCCTGTTTAATAT
This Salinimicrobium tongyeongense DNA region includes the following protein-coding sequences:
- a CDS encoding cytochrome-c peroxidase; this translates as MKRILLLVSLLAIISCKNKNEDTQKDLTDEGYELLTDASVYFQPLSSVEMEEPDSNAVKLGKHLFYDTRLSGEGNISCNSCHNLNTYGVDNRQFSPGDVEGSFGNRNSPTVLYAALHKMQFWDGRAQTVEEQAAGPILNPVEHNIKQEEQLVNRLKEVELYQDLFARAYGEEAITFENVLKAIGAFERTLMPKSRFDSYLEGDHAALNEREKAGLKSFINAGCITCHSGVAMGGQMFQKFGLYEDYWKYTESETIDLGLYEISQDEMDKYFFKVPGLRNIEHTSPYFHDGSVEDLNKAVEIMVALQTAKELSETEIEDIVAFLKSLSADVRPEAKQNPFK
- a CDS encoding DUF488 domain-containing protein, producing the protein MEKTSLYTIGHGNKDLKDFIQELENFFIEYVFDVRSRPVSNFCPHFNRPVLEYELAKKGITYVFLGDYLGGLPKDKSCFTNGRVDYKKVRDKDFFKEGIRLLIEAHEADLKIALMCSERKPEECHRSKLIGQELLYNDISINHITPEGLKKQEKIISELTNGQGLKDLFGVNDFTSRKEYL
- a CDS encoding dual OB domain-containing protein, yielding MEVLITSKTRWSDCCCIGGLEITTGRFLRLMTSIGSYQPINSPFQIGEVWDLNYRYHPGKPPHIEDVRVDRRQGPLRKLDDIAEFILQHCTVWQGNYNSLFSGKLKWTGNGSGHINNPSDLPTNSVGFWSSDRDLLWDGERYYRYTRRLLAVDKRLPYKGMQPAIPVIPAGTLIRVSLAKWLPSERVEDRCYLQLSGWYL
- a CDS encoding DUF488 domain-containing protein, whose translation is MEFYTIGVYNSEERAFFQKIKSNGIDTFCDIRQRRGVRGAKYSFVNSTKLQNKLRDIGVKYIHQLSLAPTKEIRELQKKNDLKSGLLKRNRRGLGELFISKYNKDILEQFNYKEFFNHLEKLGSEKIVFFCVEENSESCHRSLVTSYLSRKFNYKITHL